DNA from Sphingomonas sp. R1:
AGATCGCCATGTTCATGCCTGCCTGCGCCATCCCCAGCATCGCGAGCGCCACGACGCTGCCGCCGCCATCGCCCCAAATCGCAAGTGCCGCCAACACGCCCATCGCGAGTACGGCCAGCACATGCGCGGATGCGAGCAGGCGGGATGGGCCGTGCCGCCGCGATGCCAGCATCCAGAGTGGAAGCGACAGCGACTGGGCAAGGGTGATGGTCGCCAGCGCATAGCCGGACCATGCGGGATCGCCCTTCACCGCCGTGCCGAAGAAGGGCAGGGCGCGGTTGAAGGCCGGCAGCAGGCTGGCCTGCAACGCGATCAGCGCAAGCAGCAGCCGATATTCCCGCCGACGCCATAGCGATCGCAGCAGCCGCTCCCCGTCGGCCTGGGGCGTCGGGCGCGGCGGACCCGGAAGGCGACGACTGGCACCCACCGCGATCAGCAGCGTGACGAGATAGCATGCACCGGCAATGGCCGCGCAGCCCCCAAAGGCATCGCGCTGGGCTTCCGGATCGCGGATCCCGAGCAACTTAGCCGCTGCCAGACCGACGAGTGCGCCCCCCATCGCGCTGAAGATGAGCCGCAGCCCGGAGACCAGCGAGGCCGCCTTGGGCCCGTTGGCGACGCGGACGAGCAGCGTGTTGTGGCCGATGTCGCACAACGTATAGCCCAGCCGGCACAGCAGGATGGCGGCGACCACCTCGGGCCAGGCGCCGCCCGTCGCGGGTGCAAAGGTCAGCCAGAAGCCGAATGCGCCGAGCGGCGCGCCCACCAGCACCAGACGCGCCAGCGCTTCGGGCCTGCCTTGCCGGTCGGTCAGATAGGCCACGCCGAGATCGGCAAGCCCGTCCCAGATCATTGCCGCGGCCAGCACGCCGCCGGCGAGCCAGGCCGAAAAGCCGGCGATCGTGACCAGGTAGAATAGCAGGAAGCTCTCGAAACTGGACCAGAGGATGCTTTTGCCGAGATTGCCGCTGGCATAGCCGATCTGCACGGCCAGCGGGACTGGTGCAGGATGCGCGACGG
Protein-coding regions in this window:
- a CDS encoding MFS transporter, producing MALPTPVAHPAPVPLAVQIGYASGNLGKSILWSSFESFLLFYLVTIAGFSAWLAGGVLAAAMIWDGLADLGVAYLTDRQGRPEALARLVLVGAPLGAFGFWLTFAPATGGAWPEVVAAILLCRLGYTLCDIGHNTLLVRVANGPKAASLVSGLRLIFSAMGGALVGLAAAKLLGIRDPEAQRDAFGGCAAIAGACYLVTLLIAVGASRRLPGPPRPTPQADGERLLRSLWRRREYRLLLALIALQASLLPAFNRALPFFGTAVKGDPAWSGYALATITLAQSLSLPLWMLASRRHGPSRLLASAHVLAVLAMGVLAALAIWGDGGGSVVALAMLGMAQAGMNMAIWALLALSIQSQAASGTRLEALPVGLFLAVLKCAAGLGNTAIAALVGGFSTLLYVAAAAIALPVLGCVGVLALLLLNRDRARTIL